One part of the Entelurus aequoreus isolate RoL-2023_Sb linkage group LG05, RoL_Eaeq_v1.1, whole genome shotgun sequence genome encodes these proteins:
- the LOC133650416 gene encoding transcription termination factor 1, mitochondrial: MAPWVKALHCTSTLQQALKLLAFQSRFCSITPKKHDLKTSPNPENEFLLENLKLMGVDVSMARQRQPGVLRKNFTNEQELSGFLQSKGASGKTVASVISRYPRAITRSLEHLEQRWQLWRNILQTDEEIVSTLDRSPESFFRSSNNDNIEKNIAFLSSLGLNNQHLHRLLATAPRTFSNSVELNKQRVEFLENICTEMGGNDPEQFAKDFISRNIYILIRSTKRVKANIDYLKASLKLSNSVLLALLQGPGADIVDVSNEYLKNNLTSLQQKMLSRGCRRVEVKKFIISRPAVLHTGAATLSTKLDCLLKGGIPLQQILKKPKVFDYSVQNLTAKLQELHRVGYDFQEKGIGVLDMSQKRFEAKLGKLVMSPNK, translated from the coding sequence ATGGCACCTTGGGTGAAAGCTCTCCATTGTACATCCACTCTTCAACAAGCCTTGAAGCTTCTTGCATTCCAGTCCAGGTTCTGCAGCATCACGCCAAAAAAACATGACCTTAAAACATCTCCGAACCCAGAGAATGAGTTTCTGCTGGAGAACTTAAAACTCATGGGGGTGGACGTGAGTATGGCCCGCCAGCGTCAGCCAGGGGTTCTCCGTAAAAACTTCACTAACGAGCAAGAGCTTTCCGGCTTCCTGCAAAGCAAAGGAGCCAGTGGCAAGACGGTGGCCAGTGTCATATCGCGTTATCCGCGCGCCATCACCCGTTCCCTGGAACATTTGGAGCAACGTTGGCAGCTGTGGAGAAACATCCTCCAGACAGATGAGGAAATTGTCAGCACCCTCGATCGCTCACCGGAGTCCTTCTTTCGCTCCAGCAATAATGACAACATCGAGAAGAACATTGCCTTTCTGTCCTCGTTAGGGCTCAACAATCAGCACCTCCACCGGCTGCTCGCCACAGCGCCGCGCACCTTCTCTAACAGTGTGGAGCTCAATAAGCAGAGGGTGGAGTTCCTGGAGAACATCTGTACAGAGATGGGAGGGAATGATCCAGAGCAGTTTGCCAAAGATTTCATATCCAGAAACATCTACATCCTCATAAGAAGCACTAAGAGAGTCAAGGCAAATATCGATTACCTGAAAGCATCTTTGAAACTCAGCAATTCAGTGCTTCTGGCCCTGCTTCAAGGTCCTGGCGCAGATATTGTGGATGTCTCCAACGAGTATCTGAAAAATAATTTAACCAGCCTCCAGCAGAAGATGCTCTCTCGTGGCTGTCGGAGAGttgaagtaaaaaaatttattattTCCCGTCCAGCAGTTCTGCACACTGGGGCAGCTACACTAAGCACCAAGCTTGATTGTCTGCTCAAAGGAGGAATTCCACTGCAGCAGATACTAAAGAAGCCAAAAGTGTTTGACTACAGCGTACAGAACTTAACAGCCAAATTACAGGAGCTTCACAGAGTTGGATATGACTTCCAGGAGAAAGGCATCGGCGTTCTGGACATGAGTCAGAAACGATTTGAAGCCAAATTGGGAAAGTTAGTAATGTCCCCAAATAAGTAA